One genomic region from Pseudomonas hormoni encodes:
- the pth gene encoding aminoacyl-tRNA hydrolase — protein sequence MTAIKLIVGLGNPGAEYEQTRHNAGALFVERIANAQGVNLVADRKYFGLTGRYSHQGQDVRLLIPTTYMNRSGQAVSALAGFFRIKPEEILVAHDELDLPPGVAKLKQGGGHGGHNGLRDIIAQLGNQNTFYRLRLGIGHPGVASMVSNFVLGRAPRAEQEKLDASIDFALGVLPDILAGEWNRAMKNLHSQKA from the coding sequence GTGACTGCCATCAAACTGATCGTTGGCCTGGGAAATCCAGGCGCTGAATACGAACAGACCCGGCATAACGCAGGGGCCCTTTTTGTTGAGCGTATCGCGAACGCACAAGGCGTGAACCTTGTGGCGGATCGCAAATATTTCGGCCTGACCGGGCGCTATTCGCATCAGGGTCAGGATGTTCGTCTGCTGATTCCCACCACGTACATGAACCGCAGCGGCCAGGCCGTCTCGGCTCTCGCCGGTTTCTTCCGCATAAAGCCCGAAGAAATCCTGGTGGCGCATGACGAACTCGACCTGCCTCCGGGCGTTGCCAAACTCAAACAGGGCGGCGGCCACGGCGGTCACAACGGGTTGCGCGACATCATCGCGCAACTGGGCAATCAGAATACCTTCTACCGCTTGCGGCTTGGCATTGGCCACCCAGGCGTAGCCAGTATGGTTTCAAATTTCGTCCTGGGTCGTGCGCCACGCGCCGAACAGGAAAAACTCGATGCCAGCATCGACTTTGCCCTCGGCGTGCTGCCGGATATCCTCGCCGGGGAATGGAACCGCGCGATGAAAAACCTGCACAGCCAGAAGGCCTGA
- the ychF gene encoding redox-regulated ATPase YchF, giving the protein MGFNCGIVGLPNVGKSTLFNALTKSGIAAENFPFCTIEPNTGIVPMPDPRLEALAAIVNPKRILPTTMEFVDIAGLVAGASKGEGLGNKFLANIRETDAIAHVVRCFEDENVIHVSNSVDPKRDIEIIDLELIFADLDSCEKQLQKVARNAKGGDKDAVVQKGLLEQLIAHFTLGKPARTLMKNMGADDKAVIRGFHLLTTKPVMYIANVAEDGFENNPLLDIVKAIAEEEGAMVVPVCNKIEAEIAELEDGEEKDMFLEALGLEEPGLNRVIRAGYEMLHLQTYFTAGVEEVRAWTVRVGATAPQAAGVIHTDFEKGFIRAEVIAYDDFIQYKGEAGTKEAGKWRLEGKDYIVKDGDVMHFRFNV; this is encoded by the coding sequence ATGGGATTCAATTGCGGCATCGTCGGCCTGCCTAACGTCGGCAAGTCCACCCTCTTCAACGCCCTGACCAAATCCGGGATTGCGGCCGAGAACTTCCCCTTCTGCACCATCGAACCGAACACCGGTATCGTGCCGATGCCGGATCCACGTCTGGAAGCGTTGGCGGCCATCGTCAATCCAAAGCGCATCCTGCCGACCACCATGGAATTCGTCGACATCGCGGGCCTCGTTGCCGGCGCCTCGAAAGGTGAAGGCCTGGGCAACAAATTCCTCGCCAACATCCGTGAAACCGATGCCATCGCCCACGTGGTCCGCTGCTTCGAAGACGAGAACGTGATTCACGTCTCCAACAGCGTCGACCCGAAACGTGACATCGAAATCATCGACCTGGAACTGATCTTCGCCGACCTCGACAGCTGCGAGAAGCAACTGCAGAAAGTCGCCCGCAACGCCAAGGGTGGTGACAAGGACGCCGTTGTCCAGAAGGGCCTGCTGGAGCAATTGATCGCTCACTTCACCCTCGGCAAGCCTGCTCGTACCCTGATGAAGAACATGGGTGCCGACGACAAAGCGGTGATCCGTGGCTTCCACCTGCTGACCACCAAGCCGGTCATGTACATCGCCAACGTCGCTGAAGACGGTTTTGAGAACAACCCGCTGCTGGACATCGTCAAGGCCATCGCTGAAGAAGAAGGCGCGATGGTGGTTCCGGTCTGCAACAAGATCGAAGCCGAAATCGCCGAGCTGGAAGACGGTGAAGAGAAAGACATGTTCCTCGAAGCCCTGGGCCTCGAAGAGCCTGGCCTGAACCGCGTGATCCGCGCCGGCTACGAAATGCTGCACCTGCAGACCTACTTCACCGCCGGTGTCGAAGAAGTCCGCGCCTGGACCGTCCGCGTCGGTGCCACCGCACCACAAGCTGCTGGCGTGATCCACACCGACTTCGAAAAAGGCTTCATCCGCGCCGAAGTCATCGCCTATGACGACTTCATCCAGTACAAGGGCGAAGCCGGCACCAAAGAGGCCGGCAAATGGCGTCTGGAAGGCAAGGACTACATCGTTAAAGACGGCGACGTGATGCACTTCCGCTTCAACGTCTAA
- a CDS encoding MFS transporter, which translates to MAISNAQTGATPASATSQSSPLVMRIIGAVALAHLINDLIQSVLPSIYPMLKANYGLTFTQVGLITLTFQLTASLLQPWVGYHTDRHPKPWLLPAGTVCTLIGILMMSVVGTFPLILLAAGLIGIGSSTFHPEASRVARLASGGRFGLAQSTFQVGGNAGSAFGPLLAAAIIIPFGQGHVAWFGLFAVFALFVLYRISRWYANHLSLFKLKQGQAATHGLSKGRVISALVVLGLLVFSKYFYMASFTSYFTFYLIEKFDLSVASSQLHLFLFLGAVAAGTFFGGPIGDKIGRKAVIWFSILGVAPFTLILPHVDLFWTSILSVVIGFILASAFSAIVVYAQELVPGNVGMIAGVFFGLMFGFGGIGAALLGYLADVHGIEYVYFLCSFLPLLGVLAIFLPRTKKA; encoded by the coding sequence ATGGCTATCAGCAATGCCCAGACCGGCGCGACGCCGGCATCCGCGACGTCACAAAGCAGCCCTCTGGTCATGCGCATCATCGGCGCCGTGGCGCTGGCGCATTTGATCAACGACCTGATTCAGTCGGTGCTGCCTTCGATCTATCCGATGCTCAAGGCCAACTATGGCCTGACCTTCACCCAGGTCGGCCTGATCACCCTGACCTTCCAGCTGACCGCCTCGCTGTTGCAGCCGTGGGTCGGTTACCACACCGATCGCCATCCCAAACCCTGGCTCCTTCCGGCCGGGACGGTGTGCACATTGATCGGCATTTTGATGATGTCGGTGGTCGGCACCTTTCCATTGATTTTGCTGGCGGCGGGGTTGATCGGCATCGGCTCGTCGACCTTTCACCCGGAAGCGTCTCGCGTGGCGCGGCTGGCCTCGGGCGGGCGATTTGGTCTGGCGCAATCGACTTTCCAGGTCGGCGGTAACGCGGGCTCCGCTTTCGGTCCGTTGCTGGCGGCGGCGATCATCATTCCGTTCGGTCAGGGCCATGTGGCGTGGTTCGGCTTGTTCGCGGTGTTTGCGCTGTTCGTGCTCTACCGGATCAGCCGCTGGTACGCCAATCACCTAAGCCTGTTCAAACTCAAGCAAGGCCAGGCAGCGACGCATGGCTTGTCGAAGGGCCGGGTCATCAGTGCGCTGGTGGTGCTCGGGTTGCTGGTGTTCTCCAAGTACTTCTACATGGCCAGTTTCACCAGCTACTTCACCTTCTACCTGATCGAGAAATTCGACCTGTCGGTGGCCAGTTCGCAGCTGCATTTGTTCCTGTTTCTGGGGGCGGTGGCGGCGGGGACGTTCTTCGGTGGGCCGATCGGCGACAAGATCGGGCGTAAGGCGGTGATCTGGTTTTCGATCCTGGGCGTGGCGCCGTTCACGCTGATCCTGCCGCATGTTGATCTGTTCTGGACCAGCATTCTCAGCGTGGTGATCGGTTTCATCCTGGCCTCTGCGTTCTCGGCCATCGTGGTGTATGCGCAGGAATTGGTACCGGGGAATGTCGGGATGATTGCGGGGGTGTTCTTTGGGCTGATGTTTGGTTTCGGCGGCATTGGCGCCGCTTTGCTGGGGTATCTGGCGGATGTGCACGGTATTGAGTACGTGTACTTCCTGTGTTCGTTCTTGCCGTTGTTGGGTGTGTTGGCGATCTTCTTGCCAAGAACCAAAAAGGCCTGA
- a CDS encoding methyl-accepting chemotaxis protein: MDNRLTLAPWLETYLLTQISTQHAPDLIERVGRLASVGQASVVSGQFTLQSRLQLRDLRSRIGDAREQLVKTATLLEARLPSALQAWAGQYHDSLKHLDAELKVLDDGVFGGSIKLKPEEFERSLDSLLTDLASLRQQSLVSLDQRLDYYHSSAIRQFIVVATIFGCLLLAALYLFICLQASIRRSASGITLLAEALRDGNLSLQVPVVGRDELAAISTALNVAVVQLRNSLLGVDHETLQLSNAVRTLNHHSSGALGEVEAQQLQISQIAAAATQLAATSQGVAQSCEQASGSAQHTQRIAADSSRDSQRTTASIQQLNQRLNDTAAALGRVSEQGQQIQLVVDTIRGVAEQTNLLALNAAIEAARAGEQGRGFAVVADEVRSLSQRTQSSTAQIAGTVDSLRNTVNEAVNLMEAACGQAQSDAQAVTGLGERLGEIASAVQSVTDTLAQIATAVDEQATTADEVSGNIQQVDQAAVRLLEGARAVNQAADTLSQGSKALSDNTGRFQLG; this comes from the coding sequence ATGGACAATCGCCTGACGCTCGCACCGTGGCTGGAAACCTACCTGCTGACGCAGATCTCCACGCAACACGCGCCGGACCTGATCGAGCGCGTAGGCCGTCTGGCCAGCGTCGGCCAGGCGTCGGTGGTGTCCGGTCAGTTCACCCTGCAAAGCCGTCTGCAATTGCGCGACCTGCGCAGCCGCATCGGCGACGCCCGTGAGCAGCTGGTGAAAACCGCCACGCTGCTGGAAGCACGTCTGCCCAGCGCCTTGCAGGCCTGGGCCGGGCAATACCATGACAGCCTCAAGCACCTCGATGCCGAGTTGAAAGTCCTCGATGACGGCGTGTTTGGCGGCAGCATCAAACTCAAACCCGAGGAGTTCGAACGCAGCCTGGACAGCCTGCTCACCGACCTCGCTTCGTTGCGCCAGCAGTCGTTGGTCTCGCTGGATCAGCGTCTGGATTACTACCACAGCTCGGCGATCCGCCAGTTCATTGTGGTGGCAACGATCTTTGGTTGCCTGCTGCTGGCCGCGTTGTACCTGTTTATCTGCTTGCAGGCCTCGATCCGTCGCAGCGCCAGTGGCATCACGCTGCTGGCCGAAGCCTTGCGCGACGGCAATCTGAGCCTGCAGGTGCCGGTTGTAGGTCGCGACGAACTGGCGGCGATCAGCACCGCGCTTAACGTCGCCGTGGTGCAACTGCGCAACAGCCTGTTGGGGGTCGATCACGAAACCCTGCAACTGAGTAACGCGGTGCGCACGCTCAACCATCATTCCAGCGGTGCGTTGGGCGAGGTCGAAGCGCAGCAATTGCAGATCAGTCAGATCGCGGCGGCGGCAACGCAATTGGCCGCCACTTCCCAAGGCGTTGCCCAGAGTTGCGAACAGGCTTCCGGCAGCGCCCAGCACACCCAGCGCATTGCTGCCGACAGCAGCCGCGACAGCCAACGCACCACCGCGAGCATTCAACAGCTCAATCAGCGTTTGAACGACACGGCGGCGGCACTCGGGCGGGTCAGCGAACAAGGGCAGCAGATTCAGTTGGTGGTCGACACCATTCGCGGGGTCGCCGAGCAAACCAACCTGTTGGCGCTCAACGCCGCCATCGAAGCCGCTCGTGCCGGTGAACAGGGTCGTGGCTTTGCAGTGGTAGCCGATGAAGTGCGCAGCCTGTCGCAGCGCACCCAATCGTCCACCGCGCAGATCGCCGGCACCGTCGACAGTTTGCGTAACACGGTGAATGAAGCCGTGAACCTGATGGAAGCCGCCTGCGGCCAGGCGCAATCCGATGCGCAAGCGGTCACCGGCCTCGGTGAGCGATTGGGGGAAATCGCCAGCGCCGTGCAGAGTGTCACCGACACCCTGGCGCAGATCGCCACGGCGGTCGACGAGCAAGCGACCACTGCCGACGAAGTCAGCGGCAACATCCAGCAAGTCGACCAGGCCGCCGTGCGCTTGCTCGAAGGCGCACGGGCGGTGAATCAGGCTGCGGACACCTTGAGCCAGGGCAGCAAGGCTTTGAGTGACAATACCGGGAGATTCCAGCTCGGTTGA
- a CDS encoding DUF2817 domain-containing protein yields the protein MQTDFPSQPSYGAQREQFLAAANAAGATLTEYPHPLKGPFGEPLSTDVAVLGDPGSKRLLIALSGTHGVEGFYGSGCQIKWMQELGKRSLPADVAVVFVHLINPWGTAWLRRVNEDNIDLNRNHLNFEHPLPDNQAYTALHEIYACTELTGPERDRADALLDQQIHKHGWPAVMSIVEGGQHSHPDGLFYGGRAPSWSNRTLHRILQKHVAHADAAMCFDLHTGAGEYGHPMLLTITESAYPALPDAQAIYGPWLYTLLTGANTLSETGVAATATGYTSQALVDALPQVRLMPFVIECGTYPGAEVHRHLRDDHWLHLHGDPSDAVGREIKLNLLEQFYPADSDWQAMVWLRTWQIWERGLSALAVMRS from the coding sequence ATGCAGACCGACTTCCCCTCACAGCCAAGCTATGGCGCTCAGCGTGAACAGTTTCTGGCTGCAGCGAATGCGGCTGGCGCGACATTGACCGAGTATCCGCACCCGCTCAAAGGACCGTTCGGTGAGCCTCTGAGCACCGATGTGGCGGTGCTCGGTGATCCGGGCTCCAAGCGCTTGCTGATCGCGCTGAGTGGCACTCATGGGGTCGAAGGCTTCTATGGCTCGGGCTGTCAGATCAAGTGGATGCAGGAGTTGGGCAAGCGTTCATTGCCGGCCGATGTCGCGGTGGTGTTTGTCCATCTGATCAATCCCTGGGGCACGGCGTGGCTGCGGCGGGTTAACGAAGACAACATCGACCTCAATCGCAATCACCTGAACTTCGAACATCCACTGCCGGACAATCAGGCCTACACCGCGCTGCATGAAATCTATGCCTGCACTGAGCTGACAGGTCCCGAGCGTGATCGCGCCGATGCGCTGCTTGATCAGCAGATCCACAAACACGGCTGGCCGGCGGTGATGTCGATTGTCGAGGGTGGCCAGCACAGTCATCCCGACGGTCTGTTTTACGGCGGACGGGCGCCGAGCTGGTCGAATCGCACGTTGCACCGGATCCTTCAAAAACATGTCGCTCATGCCGATGCCGCGATGTGCTTTGACTTGCACACTGGCGCCGGGGAATACGGCCATCCGATGCTGCTGACCATCACCGAGTCCGCTTATCCGGCATTGCCGGATGCGCAGGCTATCTACGGGCCGTGGCTCTACACGCTGCTGACCGGCGCTAACACGCTGAGCGAAACCGGGGTGGCGGCGACGGCCACCGGTTACACCTCGCAGGCGCTGGTCGATGCGCTGCCGCAGGTACGACTGATGCCCTTCGTGATCGAGTGCGGGACTTATCCGGGGGCCGAAGTTCATCGTCATTTGCGCGACGACCATTGGCTGCATCTGCACGGCGATCCGAGTGATGCGGTAGGGCGTGAAATCAAACTGAATCTGCTGGAGCAGTTCTATCCCGCCGACAGCGACTGGCAGGCGATGGTCTGGCTGCGTACGTGGCAGATATGGGAGCGGGGGTTGTCCGCGTTGGCGGTGATGCGTTCCTGA
- the ggt gene encoding gamma-glutamyltransferase — MFTAFHWNRYRLSALSLIASALTLAACNAPPASTLPLAPETTSGYRTDLQTRHASKHMAAAANPLAADAGREMLRQGGSAIDAAIAMQAVLTLVEPQSSGIGGGAFIVLWDGKTVRTYDGRETAPAGATEKLFLQADGKPMPFTQAQIGGRSVGTPGVLRALELAHQKHGRLPWAQLFEPAIRLAEQGFPISPRLHQLIASDSSMQRSPDMMAYFRNTDGSPKAVGTPLKNPALAAAFKRIAKEGPDALYKGPIAQEIVAKVQGHANPGSLSLSDLNGYSAKERAPLCTDYKRWQVCGMPPPSSGGIAVAQILGTLQALETRDPRYALAPLTPVKSTQPAGLEPAPEAVHLISEAERLAYADRAQYVADSDFVPVPVKGLVDPTYLASRAALIGDRSMGTAKPGTPPGIQVAYAPDRSPLRISTSQVVAVDDLGGAVSMTTTVESAFGSHLMVQGFLLNNQMTDFSFIPEENGQKVANRVEPGKRPRSSMAPTLIFDRQSGEFLATLGSPGGSQIIEYVAKSTVGLLDWNLDPQTAINLPNFGSRNGPTELEQGQFSAQLIQALKEKGHSVSEIDMTSGTQAIVRVKDAQGKASLAGGADPRREGEALGD, encoded by the coding sequence GTGTTCACAGCCTTTCACTGGAATCGCTATCGCCTGTCAGCCCTTTCGCTGATTGCCAGCGCGTTGACCCTTGCAGCGTGCAACGCTCCGCCCGCGTCGACATTGCCGCTCGCACCGGAAACCACCTCGGGCTATCGCACCGACCTGCAGACCCGGCACGCCTCCAAGCATATGGCCGCTGCAGCGAATCCGCTCGCGGCAGACGCCGGGCGGGAGATGCTGCGCCAGGGCGGTTCGGCGATTGATGCCGCTATTGCAATGCAAGCGGTGCTGACGCTGGTCGAGCCGCAATCCTCAGGTATCGGCGGTGGTGCGTTTATCGTGCTCTGGGATGGCAAAACCGTGCGCACTTACGACGGTCGTGAAACCGCGCCGGCCGGCGCCACCGAGAAGCTATTCCTGCAAGCCGACGGCAAACCGATGCCGTTCACTCAGGCGCAGATTGGCGGTCGTTCCGTGGGCACACCAGGCGTGTTGCGGGCGCTGGAACTGGCCCATCAGAAACACGGGCGCCTGCCATGGGCGCAGTTGTTCGAGCCAGCAATCAGGCTCGCGGAGCAAGGCTTTCCCATCTCGCCACGCCTGCATCAATTGATCGCGTCGGATTCGTCCATGCAGCGCTCGCCAGACATGATGGCGTATTTCCGGAACACCGATGGCAGCCCGAAAGCTGTCGGCACCCCACTGAAAAACCCGGCGCTGGCCGCCGCGTTCAAACGTATCGCCAAGGAAGGTCCGGATGCGCTGTACAAAGGCCCCATCGCGCAGGAAATCGTCGCCAAGGTTCAGGGTCACGCCAACCCCGGCAGCCTGTCGCTGAGCGATCTCAATGGCTATTCCGCCAAGGAACGCGCGCCACTGTGCACCGATTACAAACGCTGGCAGGTCTGCGGCATGCCGCCGCCGTCGTCGGGCGGAATCGCCGTGGCGCAGATCCTAGGCACCTTGCAGGCGCTCGAGACTCGTGATCCGCGTTATGCCCTGGCGCCACTGACGCCAGTCAAAAGCACCCAACCCGCAGGCCTCGAACCGGCCCCTGAAGCCGTGCACCTGATCTCCGAAGCCGAGCGTCTCGCTTACGCCGACCGTGCACAGTACGTCGCCGACAGCGACTTCGTACCCGTCCCGGTCAAAGGCCTGGTTGACCCGACTTATCTGGCCAGCCGCGCCGCCCTGATCGGCGATCGCAGCATGGGCACGGCCAAACCCGGCACGCCGCCGGGCATTCAGGTCGCCTATGCGCCGGACCGTTCGCCGCTGCGCATTTCCACCTCGCAAGTGGTGGCGGTCGATGACCTGGGCGGTGCGGTGTCGATGACCACCACGGTCGAATCCGCATTCGGCTCGCACCTGATGGTTCAGGGCTTTCTGCTCAACAACCAGATGACCGACTTCTCGTTCATCCCCGAAGAAAACGGACAAAAAGTCGCCAACCGCGTCGAGCCTGGCAAACGCCCGCGCTCGTCCATGGCGCCCACCCTGATCTTCGACCGCCAGAGCGGCGAATTTCTCGCCACCCTCGGCTCCCCCGGCGGCTCGCAGATCATTGAATACGTCGCCAAATCCACCGTCGGCCTGCTCGACTGGAACCTCGACCCGCAAACCGCCATCAACCTCCCCAACTTCGGCAGCCGCAACGGCCCGACCGAGCTGGAACAGGGGCAGTTCAGTGCGCAGCTGATTCAAGCGTTGAAGGAAAAAGGACACAGCGTGAGCGAGATCGACATGACCAGCGGCACTCAGGCGATTGTCCGGGTCAAGGATGCGCAGGGGAAAGCATCGTTGGCAGGTGGGGCGGATCCGCGGCGCGAGGGGGAAGCGTTGGGGGATTGA
- a CDS encoding gamma-glutamylcyclotransferase family protein has translation MSDSTVCLFSYGTLQDKAVQLANFGRELTGSADAMLGYEQAWVEITDPEVLATSGKTHHPILRPGDENSAPIPGMVFQITVEELAAADSYEVSDYKRVSVVLESGIEAWVYVSV, from the coding sequence ATGAGCGATTCAACGGTGTGTCTGTTTTCCTACGGCACCTTGCAGGACAAAGCCGTGCAACTGGCCAACTTCGGGCGTGAGCTGACCGGCAGTGCCGATGCGATGTTGGGTTACGAGCAGGCCTGGGTGGAAATTACCGATCCCGAGGTATTGGCCACCAGCGGCAAGACGCATCATCCAATCCTTCGTCCGGGCGACGAGAACAGCGCGCCGATTCCGGGGATGGTGTTTCAGATCACGGTCGAGGAGTTGGCGGCTGCGGATAGTTATGAAGTGTCGGATTACAAGCGCGTCAGTGTGGTGCTGGAATCAGGGATTGAAGCGTGGGTGTATGTGAGCGTGTAG
- the ddlA gene encoding D-alanine--D-alanine ligase → MSKLRVGIIFGGRSAEHEVSLQSAKNIVDALDRSRFEPVLIGIDKQGHWHLNDPSNFLLNQENPALIALNQSNRELAVVPGKASQQLVETSSQELLGHVDVIFPIVHGTLGEDGCLQGLLRMADLPFVGSDVLGSAVCMDKDISKRLLRDAGLAVTPFVTLTRATVRRTGFTEVQGKLGLPLFVKPANQGSSVGVSKVNDEAEYTAAVELALGFDEKVLVESAVSGREIECAVLGNEDAIASGCGEIVVRSGFYSYDSKYIDAQAAEVVVPADISSEASERIRALAVEAFQVLGCSGLARVDVFLTDSGEVLINEINSLPGFTRISMYPKLWQATGMTYSELVSRLIELALEKHKARQALKISR, encoded by the coding sequence ATGAGCAAACTGCGGGTAGGCATTATTTTTGGCGGCCGTTCGGCTGAACACGAAGTGTCGTTGCAATCGGCGAAAAATATCGTCGACGCGCTGGACCGGTCACGCTTCGAACCGGTACTGATCGGCATCGACAAGCAGGGCCACTGGCACCTCAACGACCCGTCGAACTTCCTGCTCAACCAGGAAAACCCGGCGCTGATCGCCCTCAACCAGTCCAACCGCGAACTCGCCGTGGTGCCGGGCAAGGCCAGTCAGCAATTGGTGGAAACCTCGAGTCAGGAACTGCTGGGCCACGTCGATGTGATCTTCCCGATCGTCCACGGCACCCTGGGTGAGGACGGTTGCCTGCAAGGGTTGCTGCGCATGGCCGATCTGCCGTTTGTCGGCTCCGATGTGCTCGGGTCGGCGGTGTGCATGGACAAGGACATCAGCAAACGCCTGCTCCGTGATGCCGGATTGGCGGTCACGCCGTTCGTGACCCTGACCCGCGCCACAGTGAGGCGCACCGGGTTCACCGAGGTCCAGGGCAAGCTCGGCCTGCCGCTGTTCGTCAAACCGGCGAACCAGGGCTCTTCGGTGGGCGTGAGCAAGGTCAACGACGAAGCCGAGTACACGGCAGCAGTCGAACTGGCTTTGGGTTTCGATGAGAAAGTGCTGGTCGAATCCGCCGTTAGCGGCCGCGAGATCGAATGTGCAGTGCTCGGCAACGAAGACGCCATCGCCAGCGGCTGTGGCGAAATCGTCGTACGCAGCGGGTTTTACTCCTATGACAGCAAATACATCGACGCACAGGCTGCTGAAGTGGTGGTTCCGGCTGACATCAGCAGCGAAGCCAGCGAACGCATTCGTGCCCTGGCCGTCGAGGCGTTTCAGGTGTTGGGCTGTTCCGGTCTGGCGCGGGTCGATGTGTTCCTGACCGACAGCGGCGAAGTGCTGATCAACGAGATCAACTCGCTCCCTGGTTTCACCCGCATCAGCATGTACCCCAAACTTTGGCAGGCCACCGGCATGACCTACAGCGAACTGGTCAGCCGTCTGATCGAGCTGGCACTGGAAAAGCACAAGGCGCGGCAGGCGCTGAAGATTTCTCGCTAG
- a CDS encoding LysE family translocator, producing MEQSHLSYAAPLLSLALLWAVAVVTPGPNFFNIAQLAASQSKRHGVVAALGVATGTVLWGLAGGLGIKSLFSAAPTLYLGFKIAGGCYLIYLGLKQFRRKPPVVAGSGSIDGAGRTLWSVYGQGFLGNMTNPKSALFVATIFATAMPASVPPMLLALAVLTMATLSFSWYSGVALLFSSRRMAKAYDRSRRWLDRFAGSCYLLFGAHLVANR from the coding sequence ATGGAACAATCACACCTGAGCTACGCCGCTCCTTTGTTGTCGCTGGCGCTATTGTGGGCGGTTGCGGTGGTGACGCCGGGGCCGAACTTCTTCAACATCGCGCAACTGGCCGCCAGTCAATCCAAGCGCCACGGCGTGGTGGCCGCACTGGGCGTGGCCACTGGCACTGTGCTCTGGGGGCTGGCGGGCGGGCTGGGTATCAAGTCGCTGTTCAGCGCGGCGCCGACGCTTTACCTGGGCTTCAAGATTGCCGGTGGCTGTTACCTGATCTATCTGGGCTTGAAGCAGTTCAGGCGTAAACCGCCCGTTGTTGCGGGCAGCGGCTCGATTGACGGAGCGGGGCGCACGTTATGGTCGGTGTATGGCCAGGGTTTTCTGGGCAACATGACCAACCCCAAATCCGCATTGTTCGTCGCGACCATCTTCGCGACGGCCATGCCCGCGTCCGTGCCGCCGATGTTGCTGGCGTTGGCCGTGCTGACCATGGCGACCTTGTCCTTCAGTTGGTACAGCGGCGTTGCGCTGCTGTTTTCCAGTCGTCGAATGGCAAAGGCTTACGACCGTTCGCGTAGATGGCTGGATCGCTTTGCCGGCAGTTGTTACTTGCTGTTCGGTGCGCATCTGGTGGCCAATCGTTGA
- a CDS encoding helix-turn-helix domain-containing protein, whose translation MSIVIQLDVMLALRKVKSKDLAAAIGITEANLSLLKQGKVKGLRLATLDAICKHLNCQPGDLLIHVPEVE comes from the coding sequence ATGTCGATTGTTATTCAGCTGGATGTGATGCTCGCCTTACGTAAGGTCAAATCCAAAGACCTCGCCGCTGCCATTGGCATTACCGAAGCGAATTTGTCGCTGTTGAAGCAGGGCAAGGTCAAGGGGTTGCGATTGGCAACTCTGGACGCGATTTGCAAACATTTGAATTGTCAGCCGGGTGACCTGTTGATCCATGTGCCTGAGGTCGAGTAA
- a CDS encoding DUF2975 domain-containing protein: MAAVTLFLIVAMLAINIVLWLFPFLAAKDGWGLGFALTDRQLSQITDQAMLFPWWQTLGGMLLSSVPLLALAYGLGHLRRLFQNYSRGEYFSSEAAIHLGLVGRAVALWVLLDFLCEPLLSLWVTMNAPIGERLLTISITAPTFVALFLAACISIIARILRQASEVDSEYRTFV, translated from the coding sequence ATGGCTGCTGTGACTCTTTTTCTTATCGTCGCAATGCTGGCGATCAACATTGTGCTCTGGCTCTTTCCTTTCCTGGCGGCGAAGGATGGATGGGGGCTCGGTTTTGCGCTTACCGATCGCCAGCTCTCACAGATCACCGATCAAGCAATGTTGTTCCCATGGTGGCAAACACTGGGCGGCATGCTGTTGTCGAGCGTACCGTTATTGGCCCTGGCATACGGGTTGGGGCACTTGCGTCGACTGTTCCAGAACTATTCGCGAGGTGAATATTTTTCCAGTGAGGCGGCGATTCATTTAGGTCTGGTCGGCAGGGCTGTCGCGCTCTGGGTGCTGCTCGATTTTCTGTGCGAGCCACTGCTCAGTCTCTGGGTGACGATGAATGCGCCGATCGGTGAACGACTGCTTACCATCAGTATCACGGCGCCAACCTTTGTCGCGTTATTCCTGGCAGCGTGTATTTCGATCATCGCGCGTATTCTCAGGCAGGCCAGTGAAGTGGACTCCGAGTACCGCACCTTCGTTTGA